One segment of Carya illinoinensis cultivar Pawnee chromosome 1, C.illinoinensisPawnee_v1, whole genome shotgun sequence DNA contains the following:
- the LOC122317968 gene encoding ATP-citrate synthase beta chain protein 1 — translation MATGQLFSRTTQALFYNYKQLPIQRMLDFDFLCGRETPSVAGIINPGGDGFQKLFFGQEEIAIPVHSAIEAACAAHPTADVFINFASFRSAAASSMAALKQPTIRVVAIIAEGVPESDAKQLIAYARANNKVVIGPATVGGIQAGAFKIGDTAGTIDNIIHCKLYRPGSVGFVSKSGGMSNELYNTIARVTDGIYEGIAIGGDVFPGSTLSDHVLRFNNIPQVKMIVVLGELGGRDEYSLVEALKQGKVTKPVVAWVSGTCARLFKSEVQFGHAGAKSGGEMESAQAKNQALREAGAVVPTSYEALEVAIKEAFEKLVEEGKTTPVKEVHPPQIPEDLNTAIKSGKVRAPTHIISTISDDRGEEPCYAGVPMSSIVESGYGVGDVISLLWFKRSLPRYCTQFIEICIMLCADHGPCVSGAHNTIVTARAGKDLVSSLVSGLLTIGPRFGGAIDDAARYFKDAYDRGLTPYEFVESMKKKGIRVPGIGHRIKRGDNRDKRVELLQRFARTHFPSVKYMEYAVQVETYTLSKANNLVLNVDGAIGSLFLDLLAGSGMFTKQEIDEIVEIGYLNGLFVLARSIGLIGHTFDQKRLKQPLYRHPWEDVLYTK, via the exons ATGGCCACCGGACAACTATTCTCGCGCACTACACAAGCCTTATTTTACAACTACAAACAACTCCCTATTCAGCGGATGCTTGATTTTGACTTCCTTTGCG GGAGGGAAACACCGTCAGTTGCCGGAATCATTAACCCTGGTGGCGATGGATTTCAGAAACTCTTTTTCGGTCAAGAAGAGATTGCCATCCCTGTGCACTCAGC CATTGAGGCAGCTTGTGCTGCCCATCCTACTGCTGACGTCTTTATCAACTTTGCGTCATTTAGAAG TGCTGCTGCTTCATCCATGGCTGCTCTGAAGCAACCAACCATTCGAGTTGTTGCTATTATTGCTGAAGGTGTTCCAGAGTCAGACGCAAAGCAATTGATTGCATATGCTCGGGCAAATAATAAG GTTGTTATTGGCCCAGCTACCGTTGGAGGCATTCAAGCTGGGGCTTTCAAGATCGGTGACACTGCTGGAACTATTGATAATATAATTCATTGCAAGCTATACAGGCCTGGATCTGTTGGTTTTGTCTCCAAATCT GGTGGGATGTCTAATGAATTATACAATACGATTGCCCGTGTTACCGACGGAATTTATGAAG GTATTGCAATTGGAGGAGACGTTTTCCCTGGATCCACTCTTTCTGATCATGTTTTGCGGTTTAACAACATCCCACAG GTTAAAATGATTGTTGTACTTGGGGAACTTGGTGGGCGAGATGAGTATTCGCTAGTGGAAGCCCTGAAGCAGGGCAAAGTAACCAAACCAGTGGTTGCTTGGGTTAGTGGAACCTGTGCACGACTCTTCAAATCTGAAGTACAGTTTGGACATGCT GGGGCTAAAAGTGGGGGTGAGATGGAGTCTGCTCAAGCCAAAAATCAAGCACTAAGAGAAGCTGGAGCTGTTGTACCCACATCATATGAAGCCTTAGAAGTTGCAATTAAGGAAGCTTTTGAGAAACTG GTTGAAGAGGGAAAGACTACACCGGTAAAGGAAGTTCATCCTCCACAAATACCCGAGGATCTTAACACTGCCATCAAGAGTGGAAAAGTTCGCGCTCCTACTCATATTATTTCCACCATCTCTGATGACAGGG GTGAGGAGCCATGCTATGCTGGTGTACCAATGTCTTCCATTGTTGAGTCGGGTTATGGTGTTGGTGATGTTATTTCTCTTTTGTGGTTCAAACGCAGCCTTCCACGTTACTGCACACAATTTATTGAG ATATGTATCATGTTGTGTGCCGACCATGGTCCTTGTGTCTCTGGTGCTCACAACACTATAGTAACAGCAAGAGCTGGAAAGGACCTTGTTTCCAGTCTAGTCTCAG GTTTGCTTACAATTGGTCCCCGATTTGGTGGTGCCATCGATGATGCTGCTCGATACTTCAAGGATGCTTATGACCGG GGTTTGACACCGTATGAGTTTGTTGAAAGCATGAAAAAGAAGGGCATCCGTGTACCAGGAATTGGGCACAG GATCAAGAGAGGCGACAACAGAGACAAGAGAGTGGAGCTGCTTCAACGCTTTGCACGCACGCATTTCCCCTCTGTAAAGTACATGGAATATGCCGTGCAAGTTGAAACCTACACCCTCTCAAAGGCAAATAACCTGGTGCTCAATGTGGATGGAGCAATTGGGTCCCTTTTCTTGGATCTCCTTGCTGGCAGTGGAATGTTCACCAAGCAAGAGATTGATGAAATTGTTGAGATTGGTTATCTGAATGGACTCTTCGTGCTGGCCCGCTCCATTGGTCTGATTGG GCACACCTTTGACCAGAAGAGATTGAAGCAGCCACTATACCGCCACCCATGGGAAGACGTTCTTTACACCAAGTGA